The Spirosoma radiotolerans genome has a window encoding:
- a CDS encoding Gfo/Idh/MocA family protein yields the protein MENTRRNFLKTAGLSGLGLVAASPFAAYATTPEELETIGKQASKTPPQAFNMSGYAAPKLDVVRIGFVGIGNRGMGAVERMNKIEGVEIKALCDLRPERVNLALKKIEANGHHPQLYSGSPDAWKKLCERTDLDLIYIVTPWALHTPIAVFSMNHGKHVCVEVPAAKTLEECWQLVETSERTKKHCMMTENCCYDFTEQLTLNMARQGFFGEITHCEGAYIHNLQELVFSKEHFYQMWELDEMYKRTGNLYPTHGLGPICQVLNINRGDQMDYLVSMSSNDFVLGTMAKELAAKDDFYKPYAGKPYNGNMSTTTIRTKKGKTIMVQYDVSSPRPYSRIQLVSGTKGVALKYPEPARYSTGHEWMNEKEIKALEEKYMPPIVKKMGEVAKNVGGHGGMDFLMDWRTIDCLRNGLPLDQDVYDAALWSSVGPLSAWSVAHRSNSIDVPDFTGGSWQRNKPVDISMTKGGNTQAKV from the coding sequence ATGGAAAACACGCGAAGAAATTTCTTAAAAACGGCAGGCTTAAGTGGTTTGGGCCTGGTAGCCGCCAGCCCATTTGCCGCTTACGCAACTACACCAGAGGAACTGGAAACCATTGGTAAACAAGCCAGTAAAACTCCTCCGCAGGCCTTCAACATGAGTGGATATGCCGCCCCAAAACTCGATGTTGTCCGCATTGGATTTGTGGGGATCGGGAACCGAGGCATGGGGGCCGTGGAGCGGATGAATAAAATCGAAGGTGTCGAGATAAAAGCCCTTTGCGACTTGCGGCCCGAACGCGTGAACCTCGCGCTCAAAAAAATAGAAGCCAATGGCCACCACCCGCAACTGTATTCGGGCAGTCCCGATGCCTGGAAAAAACTCTGCGAACGTACCGACCTCGACCTCATTTACATCGTGACGCCCTGGGCCCTGCACACGCCCATTGCGGTATTTTCTATGAATCATGGCAAGCATGTTTGCGTGGAAGTTCCGGCAGCCAAAACTCTGGAAGAGTGCTGGCAACTGGTCGAAACGTCGGAGCGGACGAAGAAGCACTGTATGATGACCGAAAACTGCTGCTACGACTTCACAGAACAGCTTACGCTGAACATGGCTCGACAGGGTTTTTTTGGCGAAATCACCCATTGCGAAGGAGCGTATATCCATAACCTGCAGGAGTTGGTCTTCTCGAAAGAGCATTTCTATCAGATGTGGGAACTGGATGAAATGTACAAACGTACCGGCAACCTCTACCCCACCCACGGCCTTGGCCCAATTTGCCAGGTACTGAACATTAACCGGGGCGATCAAATGGATTATCTGGTCTCCATGTCGAGTAATGATTTCGTACTAGGCACTATGGCTAAAGAACTGGCGGCCAAAGACGATTTCTATAAACCGTATGCCGGAAAGCCTTACAACGGCAACATGAGTACGACCACCATCCGAACCAAAAAGGGGAAGACCATTATGGTGCAGTACGACGTATCGTCCCCCCGGCCGTATTCACGCATTCAACTGGTTAGCGGCACCAAAGGTGTTGCGCTAAAATACCCCGAACCCGCCCGCTATTCGACGGGCCACGAGTGGATGAATGAAAAGGAGATCAAAGCCCTGGAAGAAAAATACATGCCGCCCATCGTAAAAAAAATGGGGGAAGTTGCCAAAAACGTGGGAGGTCACGGCGGTATGGATTTTCTGATGGACTGGCGCACCATCGACTGCCTGCGAAACGGTCTGCCGCTCGATCAGGATGTCTATGATGCTGCCTTGTGGAGCTCAGTTGGCCCATTGAGTGCCTGGTCAGTAGCGCATCGATCCAATTCAATTGATGTGCCCGACTTTACGGGTGGGTCCTGGCAGAGGAACAAACCCGTCGACATTTCGATGACCAAAGGTGGAAATACACAGGCAAAAGTGTAA